The bacterium region ACGAGTGAGATGGCGTTAATCCTTTGCGATGTATGGGACAAGCACTGGAGTAGGGCGGCAACGGAGCGAGTTGCCGTCCTCGCTCCCCAAATTGCCAAGGTCGTCGATGCCGCACGGGATAAGGGCATCATGATCATTCACGCCCCGTCTGATAACATGGATTTCTATAAGGAGTTTCCGGCACGACAGCGGATGATTGATACCCCTCGTGTTGAACTGCCGAAAGAAATCCCCCATGCCAATCCCCCGCAGCCTTGCGATTCATCGGACGGCGGTTCGGATACAAACGATCAAGTGTTTCACTTCGCATGGCATCGTCAGCATGAGTCGATTCATATTGATGATGAGAAGGACGGCATTTCAGAAGACGGCGAGGAATGCTATTCTTACATGAATAACCACGGGATCAAGACCGTGGTTATTATGGGTATTCACACGAATATGTGCATTCTGGGCCGAAGCTATACCATCTGCCAGATGGTGCGCTGGGGGATGGATGTCATCTTCGTGGGCGATTTGACCGACGCCAACTACAACCCCGCGCTGCCGCCTTATGTGCCGCACGATGAGGGGACAAGGTTGACGGTTGAGTTCATCGAAAGATTCTGG contains the following coding sequences:
- a CDS encoding isochorismatase family protein, yielding MNKEITLNPRSQELRVDERGYNYWHVMETPKTYETSEMALILCDVWDKHWSRAATERVAVLAPQIAKVVDAARDKGIMIIHAPSDNMDFYKEFPARQRMIDTPRVELPKEIPHANPPQPCDSSDGGSDTNDQVFHFAWHRQHESIHIDDEKDGISEDGEECYSYMNNHGIKTVVIMGIHTNMCILGRSYTICQMVRWGMDVIFVGDLTDANYNPALPPYVPHDEGTRLTVEFIERFW